In the genome of Spirochaetae bacterium HGW-Spirochaetae-1, one region contains:
- the mtnA gene encoding S-methyl-5-thioribose-1-phosphate isomerase, whose translation MHTVKWMGESVSILDQRKLPLQEIYNDYGNYIGVAEAIRSMEVRGAPAIGITAAMGIALAAKNFKGRDLKDFRETMDGVLLLFAETRPTAVNLFWAIERMRSLVSSGSDIDSIIDALVMEAVNILEEDIAINRTMGKNGSRFLSDGDVVMTHCNAGSLATGGYGTALGVIRAAVEEGKKIEVIACETRPYLQGARLTAWELQKDNIPVTVITDNMAGFFMKKGLVKKIIVGADRVAANGDTANKIGTYSHAVLARHHGIPFYVAAPVSTLDINTHTGGDIVIEERSVDEVAYVGSVQIVPEGVRIYNPAFDVTPAELISAIITEKGVIEEPAGKGISSLVSA comes from the coding sequence ATGCATACGGTAAAATGGATGGGGGAATCCGTTTCAATTCTGGATCAGAGGAAGCTGCCCCTGCAGGAAATATACAATGATTATGGTAACTATATCGGCGTGGCCGAGGCCATCAGGTCCATGGAAGTTCGGGGGGCTCCGGCTATTGGGATCACGGCTGCCATGGGTATCGCCCTGGCGGCGAAAAATTTTAAAGGCAGGGACCTGAAGGATTTCCGTGAGACCATGGATGGTGTTTTATTGCTCTTTGCGGAAACGAGGCCTACTGCTGTGAACCTGTTCTGGGCCATTGAAAGAATGAGATCCCTTGTATCCAGCGGAAGCGATATCGACTCGATCATCGATGCCCTGGTGATGGAAGCGGTCAACATTCTCGAGGAGGATATCGCCATAAACAGGACCATGGGTAAAAACGGAAGCAGGTTTCTCAGTGACGGTGATGTGGTGATGACGCACTGTAATGCCGGGTCTTTGGCCACTGGCGGATATGGTACGGCCCTGGGAGTGATCAGGGCTGCCGTGGAAGAGGGCAAAAAGATAGAAGTGATCGCCTGTGAAACGAGGCCGTACCTGCAGGGTGCCAGGCTCACGGCCTGGGAATTGCAGAAGGATAATATTCCCGTAACGGTTATCACCGACAATATGGCGGGATTTTTTATGAAAAAGGGTCTTGTTAAAAAAATTATCGTGGGTGCCGACCGCGTGGCCGCTAACGGCGACACGGCGAACAAGATCGGCACCTACTCCCATGCGGTGTTGGCCAGGCATCATGGCATTCCCTTTTACGTGGCGGCCCCGGTTTCCACCCTGGATATAAATACACATACCGGCGGTGATATTGTCATCGAGGAGCGTTCCGTCGACGAGGTGGCCTATGTGGGTTCTGTGCAGATCGTTCCCGAAGGCGTGCGCATATACAATCCGGCCTTTGATGTGACACCGGCGGAGCTGATAAGCGCTATAATAACCGAGAAAGGTGTGATAGAAGAACCGGCCGGAAAGGGTATCTCGTCGCTGGTCAGCGCATGA